The Chroicocephalus ridibundus chromosome 2, bChrRid1.1, whole genome shotgun sequence genome includes a region encoding these proteins:
- the CCR9 gene encoding C-C chemokine receptor type 9, whose protein sequence is MEVASVVTQPGKTNLDYYRNDSAGMSLYGNPVNDTDFMCDKRQVRQFARAFLPVCFWLIFSVGTVGNALVVLVYCKYRFRRSTVDRYLLHLAIADLLLLFTLPFWAKAASDGWIFKNFMCKVVNSMYKINFYGCSLFLTCISFDRYITIVQAMKAKTSKRRRLLRSKLMCLAVWLTSVSLCIPEIVYSQSTWVGDITVCKITYPPNVSAVFRVTVLALKVTIGFFLPLFVMVICYALIINTLLQAKRSQKQKSLKIITMIITAFLVSQLPYNILLLVKAINTYTRVAYSCQAADRLDVGLQVTQSIAFLHSCLNPFLYVFAGERFRTALGRVMRRGGCCQSGGQEQCSSACDSQEHSSDWSFAMLGRRRVRNSLTLSTHLSSSLTPRPCQVLL, encoded by the exons ATGGAAGTTGCAAGCGTA GTCACCCAGCCTGGCAAGACCAACCTGGATTACTACAGGAATGACAGCGCAGGGATGTCCCTGTATGGGAACCCGGTGAACGACACAGACTTCATGTGTGACAAGAGGCAGGTCAGGCAGTTTGCTCGAGCCTTCCTGCCGGTGTGTTTCTGGCTCATCTTCTCTGTGGGCACGGTGGGAAACGCCTTGGTCGTGCTTGTCTATTGCAAATACCGCTTCAGGAGGAGCACGGTGGACCGGTACCTGCTGCACCTGGCCATCGCGGACCTGCTCCTTCTCTTCACCCTTCCTTTCTGGGCCAAGGCCGCCTCCGATGGCTGGATCTTCAAGAACTTCATGTGCAAAGTCGTCAACAGCATGTATAAGATCAACTTCTACGGCTGCAGCTTGTTTCTAACCTGCATCAGTTTTGACAGGTACATCACTATTGTCCAAGCGATGAAAGCTAAAACTTCCAAGCGAAGGCGGCTCCTGCGCAGCAAACTCATGTGCTTGGCTGTCTGGCTGACGTCCGTCAGCCTGTGCATCCCAGAGATCGTGTACAGCCAAAGCACGTGGGTGGGCGACATAACAGTTTGCAAAATTACGTACCCACCAAATGTCAGCGCAGTCTTCAGAGTTACTGTCCTGGCCTTGAAAGTCACAATCGGATTCTTCCTCCCACTCTTTGTCATGGTTATTTGTTATGCCCTTATCATCAACACCCTCCTGCAAGCCAAAAGATCCCAAAAGCAGAAGTCCCTGAAGATCATCACCATGATCATCACCGCTTTCCTCGTCTCTCAGCTCCCGTACAACATTCTTTTGCTGGTCAAAGCCATCAACACCTACACCAGGGTGGCCTACAGCTGTCAGGCTGCCGACCGGCTGGACGTCGGGCTGCAGGTCACCCAGAGCATTGCCTTCCTCCACAGCTGCCTCAACCCATTCCTCTATGTCTTTGCTGGGGAGCGGTTCAGGACGGCGTTGGGCAGGGTGATGCGGAGAGGTGGCTGCTGCCAGAGCGGGGGCCAAGAGCAGTGCTCCTCCGCCTGCGACAGCCAGGAGCACAGCTCAGACTGGTCCTTTGCCATGCTGGGCAGGCGGCGGGTGAGGAACTCGCTGACCCTCAGCACCCATTTGTCCTCCTCGCTTACCCCCCGGCCTTGCCAAGTCCTCTTGTAA